A genomic region of Trifolium pratense cultivar HEN17-A07 linkage group LG3, ARS_RC_1.1, whole genome shotgun sequence contains the following coding sequences:
- the LOC123918499 gene encoding disease resistance RPP8-like protein 3 produces MLILGKKAYNWTELSFSAEGFSQLHVLRLTLLKELEEWKVEEKAMPMLEYIVIDRCEKLRKIPEGLKDITSLKKIKITGMSVDFEHRLRTKDLFEFKNTPIIESTTDILSID; encoded by the exons ATGCTCATTTTGGGTAAAAAGGCATACAATTGGACAGAGTTGAGCTTCAGTGCTGAAGGGTTTTCACAATTGCACGTTTTGCGGCTCACTCTTTTGAAAGAACTGGAGGAATGGAAAGTTGAGGAAAAGGCAATGCCAATGCTGGAGTATATTGTTATTGATCGGTGTGAGAAGCTGAGAAAGATTCCAGAAGGACTGAAGGATATCACTTCtttgaagaaaattaaaattacaggCATGTCGGTAGATTTTGAACATAGACTTCGAACTAAAGATTTGTTTGAGTTCAAAAATACTCCAATTATAGAATCGACAACAGACATTTTATCAATTG ATTGA
- the LOC123918501 gene encoding uncharacterized protein LOC123918501 isoform X1 has translation MYNGTTFTRCLELIMSIKSQLGGDLKAFQKTAPAWCYAPFEPEGILSLISAILSTIIGLHYGHVLIHFQLYTLSYVCVTSGAATLAFSAFYVMGDLNDTLGQEFGEEFNFYVLVRLWEHS, from the exons ATGTATAACGGCACAACTTTCACC AGGTGCTTGGAATTAATCATGAGTATAAAAAGCCAGCTTGGAGGAGATCTGAA GGCCTTTCAAAAAACTGCTCCTGCATGGTGTTATGCTCCTTTTGAACCAGAAGGAATTTTAAG CTTAATATCTGCTATTCTATCCACAATCATCGGATTGCATTACGGACATGTACTCATACACTTTCAG TTGTACACACTAAGCTATGTTTGCGTAACATCTGGTGCTGCGACATTAGCTTTTTCAGCCTTCTATGTAATG GGTGACTTAAATGATACTCTTGGACAAGAATTTGGTGAAGAgttcaatttttatgttttagttaGGTTGTGGGAGCATTCCTAG
- the LOC123918501 gene encoding uncharacterized protein LOC123918501 isoform X2, which yields MWDILTERCLELIMSIKSQLGGDLKAFQKTAPAWCYAPFEPEGILSLISAILSTIIGLHYGHVLIHFQLYTLSYVCVTSGAATLAFSAFYVMGDLNDTLGQEFGEEFNFYVLVRLWEHS from the exons ATGTGGGATATATTGACAGAGAGGTGCTTGGAATTAATCATGAGTATAAAAAGCCAGCTTGGAGGAGATCTGAA GGCCTTTCAAAAAACTGCTCCTGCATGGTGTTATGCTCCTTTTGAACCAGAAGGAATTTTAAG CTTAATATCTGCTATTCTATCCACAATCATCGGATTGCATTACGGACATGTACTCATACACTTTCAG TTGTACACACTAAGCTATGTTTGCGTAACATCTGGTGCTGCGACATTAGCTTTTTCAGCCTTCTATGTAATG GGTGACTTAAATGATACTCTTGGACAAGAATTTGGTGAAGAgttcaatttttatgttttagttaGGTTGTGGGAGCATTCCTAG
- the LOC123918501 gene encoding uncharacterized protein LOC123918501 isoform X3, which yields MSIKSQLGGDLKAFQKTAPAWCYAPFEPEGILSLISAILSTIIGLHYGHVLIHFQLYTLSYVCVTSGAATLAFSAFYVMGDLNDTLGQEFGEEFNFYVLVRLWEHS from the exons ATGAGTATAAAAAGCCAGCTTGGAGGAGATCTGAA GGCCTTTCAAAAAACTGCTCCTGCATGGTGTTATGCTCCTTTTGAACCAGAAGGAATTTTAAG CTTAATATCTGCTATTCTATCCACAATCATCGGATTGCATTACGGACATGTACTCATACACTTTCAG TTGTACACACTAAGCTATGTTTGCGTAACATCTGGTGCTGCGACATTAGCTTTTTCAGCCTTCTATGTAATG GGTGACTTAAATGATACTCTTGGACAAGAATTTGGTGAAGAgttcaatttttatgttttagttaGGTTGTGGGAGCATTCCTAG